Sequence from the Arthrobacter pigmenti genome:
TCCACCAGAAGCGCGCCGTAGTCTTCGGCGATGCGGCGGACGTGCTCGTTGTAGGTCCAGTTCCGGCGGCGCATCGGCTCGAGCACCGGGTGCAGGCGAACATCGAACCCCGTGAACAGGAGCGGCCTCGCCCCGGCAGCCGCGATACGCGAAACCATCTCCTCATAGCGCTCCATGAGCGGAGTCAGGCTGGCACGCAGTTCGAGGATGTCGTTGCCGCCGGCATAGACGCTCACGACGGTCGGGTGCAGATCAAGCGCCCTTTGCAGCTGCTCATCGATAATCTGCTGAAGCCGTTTGCTCCGGATAGCGAGGTTGGCGTATCGCCAGCCCGGGTCCTGTTTGCTCAGCTGCTTCGCAACGCGGTCCGCCCAACCGCGCACGCCGTTAGGGTAGCGGGCGTCCCAATCCCCCACCCCCTCGGTGAAGGAATCCCCGATCGCGACAAACAGCCTGGACACGATTCAACGGTAGAAACGAAGAACGACGGCGATGCATCGCGCACGCGACTCGCGAGAGAAGTTGGGATGAATTTGAAATACCACCCATCCACGCCGGGTAGGTGTCCGAATTGCTCGTGACACGGTCTCCGCGGCGCCAGTAATCTTTGCGCCGCCTTTGTAGCAGGGGGTGAGCGATGCAGCACGGTAAACGTTCGCTGCGCGC
This genomic interval carries:
- a CDS encoding SGNH/GDSL hydrolase family protein, with protein sequence MSRLFVAIGDSFTEGVGDWDARYPNGVRGWADRVAKQLSKQDPGWRYANLAIRSKRLQQIIDEQLQRALDLHPTVVSVYAGGNDILELRASLTPLMERYEEMVSRIAAAGARPLLFTGFDVRLHPVLEPMRRRNWTYNEHVRRIAEDYGALLVDYWCFDEYHDPRFWGTDRLHMSPAGHKNMAAHVLRVLGVDHSLTAKPLHPRLPVTAREWLHQESVWLREWVIPMFGRRLRNVTLGDHLEPRWPTPIRPADGLKRLAAERDSLARQD